A single region of the Nocardioides aquaticus genome encodes:
- the rpsB gene encoding 30S ribosomal protein S2: MAVVTMRQLLESGVHFGHQTRRWNPKMKRFIMTERNGIYIIDLQQSLSYIDTSFAFIKETVSRGGAIMFVGTKKQAQEAIAEQATRVGMPYVNQRWLGGMLTNFQTVHQRINRLKELDDVDFDDVAGSSRTKKELLQMKRERDKLDKTLGGIRDMTRVPAAVWVVDTKKEHLAVEECRKLKIPIIGILDTNCDPDEVDFPIPGNDDAIRAVGLLTRVIADAVAEGLMARSGGKASAGTGTTEEPLAEWERELLAGDADKAAVAATGGDAAATTPAAEGTGASSEAAESAAAAAPAAEATPAAPAPAAEGETAEAPAATEAPAATEAPAAEAAEAPADAEASTTEA; the protein is encoded by the coding sequence ATGGCAGTCGTCACCATGCGCCAGCTCCTCGAGAGCGGCGTCCACTTCGGGCACCAGACCCGTCGCTGGAACCCCAAGATGAAGCGCTTCATCATGACCGAGCGCAACGGCATCTACATCATCGACCTGCAGCAGTCGCTGTCCTACATCGACACCTCGTTCGCCTTCATCAAGGAGACGGTGTCCCGCGGCGGCGCGATCATGTTCGTCGGTACGAAGAAGCAGGCCCAGGAGGCCATCGCCGAGCAGGCGACGCGCGTCGGCATGCCCTACGTCAACCAGCGCTGGCTCGGCGGCATGCTCACCAACTTCCAGACGGTGCACCAGCGGATCAACCGCCTCAAGGAGCTCGACGACGTCGACTTCGACGACGTGGCCGGCTCCAGCCGCACCAAGAAGGAGCTCCTGCAGATGAAGCGGGAGCGCGACAAGCTCGACAAGACCCTGGGCGGGATCCGCGACATGACCCGCGTGCCCGCCGCGGTCTGGGTGGTCGACACCAAGAAGGAGCACCTCGCCGTCGAGGAGTGCCGCAAGCTGAAGATCCCGATCATCGGGATCCTCGACACCAACTGCGACCCCGACGAGGTCGACTTCCCGATCCCGGGCAACGACGACGCCATCCGCGCCGTCGGTCTGCTGACCCGCGTGATCGCCGACGCCGTCGCCGAGGGCCTGATGGCCCGCTCCGGTGGCAAGGCGTCCGCCGGCACCGGCACCACCGAGGAGCCGCTGGCCGAGTGGGAGCGCGAGCTGCTCGCCGGTGACGCCGACAAGGCCGCCGTGGCCGCGACCGGTGGCGACGCCGCCGCGACCACCCCGGCCGCCGAGGGCACGGGTGCCTCCTCCGAGGCCGCCGAGTCCGCCGCCGCCGCGGCTCCCGCCGCCGAGGCCACCCCGGCCGCGCCGGCCCCGGCCGCCGAGGGCGAGACCGCCGAGGCGCCTGCCGCGACCGAGGCGCCCGCCGCGACCGAGGCGCCCGCCGCCGAGGCTGCTGAGGCCCCCGCCGACGCCGAGGCGTCGACCACCGAGGCCTGA
- the tsf gene encoding translation elongation factor Ts, which yields MASFTAADVKKLREQTGAGMMDCKKALEEAEGDHGQAVELLRVKGAAKAAKRGAEREASAGLVVTSGGALVEIKCETDFVAKNDDFVATAQRIAEAVEAAHAGDVESVKAVPLDGKTVGEVVEELAITIGEKIELGRVAYFEGPVVTYLHRRAADLPPAVGVLVEYDGDADAARGAAMQVAAMRPQYLTRDEVPADVVAKEREIAEATSREEGKPEQAIAKITEGRLNGFFKDVVLLEQPSVTENKKSVQAVLDASGTTVKRFARFEVGA from the coding sequence ATGGCAAGCTTCACCGCGGCCGACGTCAAGAAGCTGCGCGAGCAGACCGGCGCCGGGATGATGGACTGCAAGAAGGCGCTCGAGGAGGCCGAGGGCGACCACGGCCAGGCCGTCGAGCTGCTCCGCGTCAAGGGCGCCGCCAAGGCCGCCAAGCGCGGTGCCGAGCGCGAGGCCTCCGCCGGCCTCGTCGTCACCTCCGGTGGCGCGCTCGTCGAGATCAAGTGCGAGACCGACTTCGTGGCCAAGAACGACGACTTCGTCGCGACCGCCCAGCGCATCGCGGAGGCCGTCGAGGCCGCCCACGCCGGCGACGTCGAGTCCGTCAAGGCCGTGCCGCTGGACGGCAAGACCGTCGGGGAGGTCGTCGAGGAGCTCGCGATCACCATCGGCGAGAAGATCGAGCTGGGCCGGGTGGCCTACTTCGAGGGCCCCGTCGTGACCTACCTGCACCGCCGCGCCGCCGACCTGCCCCCCGCCGTGGGCGTGCTGGTCGAGTACGACGGCGACGCCGACGCCGCTCGCGGTGCCGCCATGCAGGTCGCCGCGATGCGTCCGCAGTACCTGACCCGCGACGAGGTCCCGGCCGACGTCGTGGCCAAGGAGCGCGAGATCGCCGAGGCCACCTCCCGCGAGGAGGGCAAGCCCGAGCAGGCGATCGCCAAGATCACCGAGGGTCGTCTCAACGGCTTCTTCAAGGACGTCGTGCTGCTCGAGCAGCCGTCGGTGACCGAGAACAAGAAGAGCGTGCAGGCCGTCCTGGACGCCTCCGGCACCACCGTGAAGCGGTTCGCCCGTTTCGAGGTCGGCGCCTGA
- the pyrH gene encoding UMP kinase, which yields MTGYNRVLLKLSGEVFGGGKVGIDPDVVQRIAHEIAEVVQTGTQVAVVTGGGNFFRGAELQQRGMDRVRADYMGMLGIVMNCLALQDFLEKLGVDTRVQTAITMGQVAEPYVPRRAIRHMEKGRVVIFGAGMGMPFFSTDTVAVQRALESRCEVVLYDKSGVDGIYSADPKKDPSATKFDELTYDEAISRGLQIMDQTAFTLCSENKLPMIVFGMADEGAILKAVRGEKIGTLVHPG from the coding sequence GTGACCGGATACAACCGTGTGCTGCTCAAGCTGTCCGGCGAGGTCTTCGGCGGCGGCAAGGTCGGCATCGACCCCGACGTCGTGCAGCGGATCGCCCACGAGATCGCCGAGGTCGTGCAGACCGGGACCCAGGTCGCGGTGGTGACCGGCGGCGGGAACTTCTTCCGCGGCGCCGAGCTCCAGCAGCGCGGCATGGACCGGGTCCGGGCCGACTACATGGGCATGCTCGGGATCGTCATGAACTGCCTGGCCCTTCAGGACTTCCTGGAGAAGCTGGGCGTCGACACCCGGGTCCAGACCGCCATCACCATGGGCCAGGTCGCGGAGCCGTACGTCCCCCGCCGCGCCATCCGGCACATGGAGAAGGGGCGGGTGGTGATCTTCGGTGCCGGGATGGGCATGCCGTTCTTCTCCACCGACACCGTCGCGGTCCAGCGCGCGCTCGAGAGCCGGTGCGAGGTCGTGCTCTACGACAAGTCCGGCGTCGACGGGATCTACTCCGCGGACCCCAAGAAGGACCCGAGCGCCACCAAGTTCGACGAGCTCACCTACGACGAGGCGATCAGCCGCGGCCTGCAGATCATGGACCAGACGGCCTTCACGCTGTGCAGCGAGAACAAGCTGCCGATGATCGTCTTCGGCATGGCCGACGAGGGTGCGATCCTGAAGGCGGTGCGGGGTGAGAAGATCGGGACGTTGGTGCACCCCGGCTGA
- the frr gene encoding ribosome recycling factor — translation MNDILNEADAKMVKSVEATREDFAAIRAGRAHPSMFSKILVDYYGSPTPLQQLASFTAPEARVILIQPYDQGAMKGIERAIRDSDLGVNPADDGKMIRCVFPELTEERRKEYIKVARGKAEDGRVAVRNLRRTAKQNLEKLEKDGEVGKDDVTGAEKRLDGVTKKHTDAIDEMLKAKESELIEV, via the coding sequence ATCAACGACATCCTCAACGAGGCCGACGCCAAGATGGTCAAGTCGGTCGAAGCGACGCGTGAGGACTTCGCCGCGATCCGTGCCGGTCGGGCGCACCCGAGCATGTTCAGCAAGATCCTGGTCGACTACTACGGCTCGCCCACGCCGCTGCAGCAGCTGGCCTCCTTCACCGCCCCCGAGGCCCGGGTCATCCTGATCCAGCCCTACGACCAGGGCGCCATGAAGGGCATCGAGCGCGCGATCCGCGACTCCGACCTCGGCGTGAACCCCGCCGACGACGGCAAGATGATCCGCTGCGTGTTCCCCGAGCTGACCGAGGAGCGCCGCAAGGAGTACATCAAGGTCGCGCGCGGCAAGGCCGAGGACGGCCGGGTGGCCGTGCGCAACCTGCGCCGCACCGCCAAGCAGAACCTCGAGAAGCTCGAGAAGGACGGCGAGGTCGGCAAGGACGACGTGACCGGCGCGGAGAAGCGGCTCGACGGCGTCACCAAGAAGCACACCGACGCCATCGACGAGATGCTCAAGGCCAAGGAGTCGGAGCTGATCGAGGTCTGA
- a CDS encoding phosphatidate cytidylyltransferase: protein MSTPPTSPSPTSPGPPSDEQVPGRPHPTPAQRKDHGRAGRNLPAAVGSAVLLLGLVGGTLYFVKPVFMLVVVAAVVVAVWELHRGLLAKDIDIPEQPIMVGGGVMVVVAFVWGAEALVTATAVTALVVMLWLLRRGIDGYVQNATAAVFTVVYVPFLGSFVALLLREGGLTGNGLGDDGVAGVIVFIVVTIASDIGGYVAGVLFGKHPMAPVISPKKSWEGFAGSFVFTAAAGVALVVLLLDGDWWVGIALGLIAVVMATLGDLCESVMKRDLGIKDMSQVIPGHGGLMDRLDSILATVAPIWLLLHYAVF from the coding sequence ATGAGCACCCCACCCACTTCCCCGTCCCCGACGAGCCCGGGCCCGCCCTCCGACGAGCAGGTGCCCGGTCGGCCCCACCCGACCCCGGCGCAGCGCAAGGACCACGGCCGGGCCGGGCGCAACCTGCCTGCGGCCGTGGGCTCGGCGGTGCTGCTGCTCGGTCTGGTCGGCGGCACGCTGTACTTCGTCAAGCCGGTCTTCATGCTGGTCGTGGTGGCCGCCGTGGTCGTCGCGGTCTGGGAGCTGCACCGCGGTCTCCTGGCCAAGGACATCGACATCCCCGAGCAGCCGATCATGGTCGGCGGCGGCGTCATGGTGGTGGTGGCCTTCGTCTGGGGTGCCGAGGCGCTCGTGACGGCCACCGCGGTGACCGCGCTCGTGGTGATGCTGTGGCTGCTGCGACGGGGCATCGACGGCTACGTGCAGAACGCCACCGCAGCCGTCTTCACCGTCGTCTACGTGCCGTTCCTCGGCTCCTTCGTCGCCCTGCTGCTGCGCGAGGGCGGGCTGACGGGCAACGGTCTCGGCGACGACGGCGTCGCCGGCGTCATCGTCTTCATCGTGGTCACCATCGCCTCCGACATCGGCGGCTACGTCGCCGGCGTGCTGTTCGGCAAGCACCCGATGGCCCCGGTCATCTCGCCCAAGAAGTCCTGGGAGGGCTTCGCCGGGTCGTTCGTGTTCACGGCCGCCGCCGGTGTGGCGCTGGTGGTCCTGCTGCTCGACGGCGACTGGTGGGTCGGCATCGCCCTGGGCCTGATCGCGGTCGTGATGGCCACCCTGGGCGACCTGTGCGAGTCGGTGATGAAGCGCGACCTCGGGATCAAGGACATGAGCCAGGTGATCCCCGGGCACGGCGGGCTGATGGACCGGCTCGACTCCATCCTGGCCACGGTCGCGCCGATCTGGCTGCTGCTGCACTACGCGGTGTTCTGA
- the rlmN gene encoding 23S rRNA (adenine(2503)-C(2))-methyltransferase RlmN: MPENTAPSSAPAVPAAAAVAPAEPAGRAALPLVFDEPRGRAKPPRHLADLTLDERVALAAEKGLPGFRAKQLSNHYFARLVDDPELMTDLPAAQREPLVAGLLPTLMTPLRTLEADKGTTRKTLWKLFDGALVESVLMRYPGRVTMCVSSQAGCGMACPFCATGQGGLQRNMSTAEIVEQVLAGARSLQRGEVPGGPGRVSNVVFMGMGEPLANYKAVVGAVRRLTSPAPEGLGMSARGVTVSTVGLVPRIRQLTEEGIACTLALSLHAPDDELRNELVPINTRSSVAETVEAAWDYARVTKRRVSIEYAMMRGINDQAWRADLLGDVLNGFGDWGWVHVNLIPLNPTPGSKWTASDPADEREFVRRLEAKGIPTTVRDTRGSEIDGACGQLAATE, from the coding sequence ATGCCTGAGAACACCGCCCCCTCCTCCGCCCCTGCCGTCCCGGCGGCCGCCGCCGTGGCCCCCGCCGAGCCGGCCGGTCGTGCCGCCCTCCCGCTGGTCTTCGACGAGCCGCGCGGGCGCGCCAAGCCGCCGCGCCACCTCGCCGACCTGACGCTCGACGAGCGGGTCGCCCTGGCCGCCGAGAAGGGGCTGCCCGGCTTCCGCGCCAAGCAGCTCTCGAACCACTACTTCGCGCGTCTGGTCGACGACCCGGAGCTGATGACCGACCTGCCCGCCGCGCAGCGCGAGCCGCTGGTCGCCGGGCTGCTGCCGACGCTGATGACGCCGCTGCGCACCCTCGAGGCCGACAAGGGCACCACCCGCAAGACGCTGTGGAAGCTCTTCGACGGCGCGCTGGTCGAGTCGGTGCTGATGCGCTACCCGGGTCGCGTGACGATGTGCGTCTCGAGCCAGGCCGGCTGCGGCATGGCCTGCCCGTTCTGCGCCACCGGTCAGGGCGGCCTGCAGCGCAACATGTCGACCGCGGAGATCGTCGAGCAGGTGCTCGCCGGGGCGCGGTCGCTGCAGCGTGGCGAGGTCCCCGGCGGCCCGGGCCGGGTCTCCAACGTGGTCTTCATGGGCATGGGGGAGCCGCTGGCCAACTACAAGGCGGTCGTGGGCGCCGTACGCCGGCTCACCTCGCCGGCGCCCGAGGGCCTGGGCATGTCGGCGCGCGGCGTCACCGTGTCGACCGTCGGCCTGGTCCCGCGGATCCGCCAGCTCACCGAGGAGGGCATCGCCTGCACGCTCGCCCTGAGCCTGCACGCGCCCGACGACGAGCTGCGCAACGAGCTGGTCCCGATCAACACCCGCTCCTCGGTCGCGGAGACCGTCGAGGCCGCCTGGGACTACGCCCGCGTCACCAAGCGTCGCGTCTCCATCGAGTACGCCATGATGCGCGGCATCAACGACCAGGCCTGGCGCGCCGACCTGCTCGGCGACGTGCTCAACGGGTTCGGCGACTGGGGCTGGGTGCACGTCAACCTGATCCCGCTGAACCCGACCCCGGGGAGCAAGTGGACGGCCTCCGACCCGGCCGACGAGCGCGAGTTCGTGCGCCGGCTCGAGGCCAAGGGCATCCCGACCACCGTCCGCGACACCCGCGGCTCGGAGATCGACGGCGCCTGCGGCCAGCTCGCCGCCACCGAGTAG
- a CDS encoding GNAT family N-acetyltransferase codes for MTRTTPPDAARVVAASAAWIWVPEQARTVETDDFLLVRYPDWFFHPLELARFDPAGDLGTALDAALAAARTFDLPDDAELTAWVRLAAPAGLLEAYVDRGGVVDETLDVLALDLTAGPPDLGEAGDGVDVRWVDDVQGLRDLAGVNVEVFGGKPVPEEELEPSLARWREARSAGRGGQVVAYDRGHPVGSGGVSVVDGDVRLWGGGVLEEARGRGVYRAMLAERVAEGLRQGAGLALVKGRVETSGPILQRAGFHVFVREVSCTLPL; via the coding sequence GTGACCCGGACGACACCACCCGACGCCGCCCGGGTGGTGGCCGCGAGCGCCGCCTGGATCTGGGTGCCCGAGCAGGCGCGCACGGTCGAGACCGACGACTTCCTGCTGGTGCGCTACCCGGACTGGTTCTTCCACCCGCTCGAGCTCGCGCGGTTCGACCCGGCCGGCGACCTCGGGACGGCCCTCGACGCCGCCCTGGCCGCGGCACGCACCTTCGACCTCCCCGACGACGCGGAGCTGACCGCCTGGGTCCGGCTCGCCGCCCCGGCCGGCCTGCTCGAGGCGTACGTCGACCGGGGCGGCGTCGTCGACGAGACGCTCGATGTGCTCGCCCTCGACCTGACCGCCGGTCCGCCCGACCTCGGCGAGGCCGGCGACGGCGTGGACGTGCGCTGGGTCGACGACGTGCAGGGCCTGCGGGACCTTGCCGGGGTCAACGTCGAGGTGTTCGGGGGCAAGCCCGTGCCGGAGGAGGAGCTCGAGCCCTCTCTCGCGCGCTGGCGCGAGGCGCGGTCCGCCGGGCGCGGTGGCCAGGTCGTGGCGTACGACCGGGGTCACCCGGTGGGCTCCGGCGGGGTCAGCGTCGTCGACGGCGACGTCCGGCTGTGGGGCGGCGGCGTGCTCGAGGAGGCCCGCGGGCGGGGGGTCTACCGCGCGATGCTCGCGGAGCGGGTCGCCGAGGGCCTGAGACAGGGCGCCGGGCTGGCCCTCGTCAAGGGCCGGGTCGAGACGTCCGGGCCGATCCTGCAGCGGGCCGGGTTCCACGTCTTCGTGCGCGAGGTCTCCTGCACCCTCCCGCTCTGA
- a CDS encoding glycosyltransferase family 4 protein: protein MAPTRGPLCPTQPLRVLVVAESFLPQVNGVTNSVRRVLEHLAADGHVAELVAPTGPPTYAGFPVTHARGAALPFYRDFRLGLESRRRLVAVMQRFRPDVVHVASPAVLGLTAVRAAEELGIPVVAVYQTDLVGFAQRYDLAGGVRAMTYLTRRIHGDVALTLAPSTASRDQLLDLGIDRVALWRRGVDSSAFHPVRRDASLRATLSPQGRPLVGYVGRLAPEKELDLLGVLDRDPRLQLVVVGGGPDEDRLRASLPDTRFLGVLHGDDLGRAYASLDVFVHTGRHETYCQSAQEALASGVPVVAPAQGGPLDVVDHGVDGLLYPPGDAAAMVAHVGELLDDPLRRRLVGVAARRAVRGRSWAAVNAALVEHYRGVVGAAGEVRTAA from the coding sequence ATGGCCCCGACCCGCGGTCCCCTCTGTCCCACCCAGCCGCTGCGCGTGCTCGTCGTCGCGGAGTCGTTCCTCCCGCAGGTGAACGGCGTCACCAACTCCGTGAGGCGGGTGCTGGAGCACCTGGCCGCCGACGGTCACGTCGCCGAGCTGGTCGCCCCCACCGGGCCGCCGACCTACGCCGGCTTCCCCGTGACCCACGCCCGCGGCGCCGCCCTGCCGTTCTACCGCGACTTCCGGCTCGGGCTGGAGAGCAGACGCCGCCTGGTCGCGGTGATGCAACGGTTCCGTCCCGACGTCGTGCACGTCGCCTCGCCCGCCGTGCTCGGGCTCACTGCCGTGCGCGCCGCCGAGGAGCTCGGCATCCCGGTCGTCGCGGTCTACCAGACCGACCTGGTGGGCTTCGCGCAGCGCTACGACCTGGCCGGGGGCGTGCGCGCGATGACGTACCTGACCCGTCGCATCCACGGCGACGTCGCGCTGACCCTGGCGCCGTCGACCGCGAGCCGCGACCAGCTGCTCGACCTCGGGATCGACCGGGTCGCCCTCTGGCGCCGAGGCGTGGACTCGTCCGCCTTCCACCCCGTGCGCCGGGACGCGTCGTTGCGCGCGACGCTGTCGCCGCAGGGGCGGCCGCTGGTCGGCTACGTCGGCCGGCTCGCCCCCGAGAAGGAGCTCGACCTGCTGGGCGTGCTCGACCGGGACCCGCGGCTGCAGCTCGTGGTGGTCGGCGGCGGGCCGGACGAGGACCGGCTGCGCGCGTCGCTGCCCGACACCCGGTTCCTCGGCGTGCTGCACGGTGACGACCTCGGCCGGGCGTACGCCTCCCTCGACGTGTTCGTGCACACCGGCCGGCACGAGACGTACTGCCAGTCCGCCCAGGAGGCGCTGGCCTCCGGCGTCCCGGTGGTGGCGCCCGCGCAGGGCGGGCCGCTCGACGTGGTCGACCACGGCGTCGACGGGTTGCTCTACCCGCCCGGGGACGCCGCTGCGATGGTTGCCCACGTGGGAGAGCTGCTCGACGACCCGCTGCGTCGCCGGCTGGTCGGCGTCGCCGCCCGGCGCGCCGTCCGGGGGCGGTCCTGGGCCGCGGTCAACGCCGCCCTGGTCGAGCACTACCGCGGCGTCGTCGGCGCCGCAGGCGAGGTGCGTACGGCCGCCTGA
- a CDS encoding LOG family protein produces the protein MRSSRGRTVDIASLAELERRLAAGARSLSGWRVRSLDLSGHGDALRRCRLAGATFLGCAFAPGDAVAAEEAGALVLPHLPDTPLDVYRADLYSPAELYDTLHWPDSLDGRAYAWVQDGGEGEGAHALAETLHDHAVDEALARWREGRRLVGVMGGHRAARGEATYRDAARLGRLLADPDGAALTVATGGGPGAMEAANLGARLASYDAAVLDVALEQLAAVPTYRPSIDAWVLLAFDVVARWPDATPSLGIPTWHYGHEPPGAFATAVAKYVRNATREAILLEVCDAGIVFLPGAAGTVQEVFQDACENYYADEASVAPMVLVGERYWTEELPVWPLLRALARGRVMERHVHLVDTVEEAADVVTRPPR, from the coding sequence ATGCGGTCCTCCCGGGGCCGCACCGTCGACATCGCCTCCCTGGCCGAGCTGGAGCGGCGCCTGGCCGCCGGGGCCCGGTCGTTGTCGGGCTGGCGGGTGCGCTCGCTCGACCTGTCCGGGCACGGCGACGCCCTGCGTCGGTGCCGGCTGGCCGGGGCGACCTTCCTGGGCTGCGCGTTCGCGCCGGGCGACGCCGTCGCGGCCGAGGAGGCCGGCGCGCTGGTGCTGCCCCACCTGCCGGACACGCCCCTCGACGTCTACCGCGCCGACCTGTACTCCCCCGCCGAGCTCTACGACACCCTGCACTGGCCCGACAGCCTGGACGGTCGGGCCTACGCCTGGGTCCAGGACGGTGGCGAGGGAGAGGGCGCCCACGCGCTGGCCGAGACGCTGCACGACCACGCCGTCGACGAGGCCCTGGCCCGGTGGCGCGAGGGCCGTCGCCTGGTCGGCGTGATGGGCGGGCACCGGGCCGCGCGCGGGGAGGCCACCTACCGGGACGCGGCCCGGCTCGGCCGGCTGCTCGCCGACCCCGACGGCGCCGCCCTGACCGTGGCGACCGGGGGCGGCCCCGGCGCGATGGAGGCCGCCAACCTGGGGGCGCGGCTCGCGTCGTACGACGCCGCGGTGCTCGACGTGGCGCTGGAGCAGCTGGCCGCGGTCCCGACCTACCGGCCCTCGATCGACGCGTGGGTGCTGCTGGCCTTCGACGTGGTCGCCCGCTGGCCGGACGCGACGCCCTCGCTCGGCATCCCGACCTGGCACTACGGCCACGAGCCGCCCGGCGCGTTCGCGACCGCGGTGGCCAAGTACGTCCGCAACGCCACCCGCGAGGCGATCCTGCTCGAGGTCTGCGACGCCGGCATCGTCTTCCTTCCCGGCGCCGCCGGCACGGTGCAGGAGGTCTTCCAGGACGCCTGCGAGAACTACTACGCCGACGAGGCCTCGGTGGCGCCGATGGTGCTGGTCGGCGAGCGGTACTGGACCGAGGAGCTGCCGGTCTGGCCGCTGCTGCGAGCCCTGGCCCGGGGCCGCGTGATGGAGCGGCACGTGCACCTCGTCGACACCGTCGAGGAGGCCGCCGACGTCGTCACCCGCCCGCCGAGATGA
- a CDS encoding Lrp/AsnC family transcriptional regulator has protein sequence MTMRRDPRPTPLDETSKAIIAELQTDGRRSFAAIGKKVELSEAAVRQRVHRLVETGAMQIVAVTDPLQLGFARQAMVGITVEGPIEPVAEAVGALEEVDYVVVTAGRYDILAELVCESDDHLLEIISGSIRAIDGVAGTETFMYLGLRKQTYSWGVR, from the coding sequence ATGACGATGCGACGCGACCCGCGCCCCACGCCGCTGGACGAGACCTCCAAGGCCATCATCGCCGAGCTGCAGACCGACGGACGCCGCTCGTTCGCCGCGATCGGCAAGAAGGTCGAGCTCTCGGAGGCGGCGGTGCGCCAGCGCGTGCACCGGCTGGTCGAGACCGGCGCGATGCAGATCGTGGCGGTCACCGACCCCCTCCAGCTCGGCTTCGCGCGCCAGGCCATGGTCGGGATCACCGTCGAGGGCCCGATCGAGCCGGTGGCCGAGGCGGTCGGGGCGCTCGAGGAGGTCGACTACGTCGTGGTCACCGCCGGGCGCTACGACATCCTGGCCGAGCTGGTCTGCGAGAGCGACGACCACCTGCTGGAGATCATCTCGGGCTCCATCCGCGCCATCGACGGCGTCGCCGGCACGGAGACGTTCATGTACCTCGGGCTGCGCAAGCAGACCTACTCCTGGGGCGTGCGCTGA
- a CDS encoding ABC transporter substrate-binding protein — translation MNSSAGPSTPEPARRSTLSRRGFLTAGGVAAGVGISVAALDLPFFSVAGAAQDPMACRATDVSASEARMVISNWTGYIDPRNKPGSTLADFTASTGIEVEYNVDVNDNAEFYAKVKNQLGSCDPIDRDLIVLTDWMAARMIGLGWVQPLDRGAVPNLHQNLIPDLRGKAWDPDETFHAPWQSGLTGIAYNAAEVDEVGSFSELLTRPDLKGRITLLTEMYDTMGFMLKVVGADPGDFTPTQWEDAMDRLRQVIADGQLRSFAGNNYLQELSAGNILACEAWSGDVLQAQLENPDIRFVAPEEGLSLWSDNMLVPNQATHQANAERWIDYYYDPEVAARLAAWVNYICPVEGAQEAMEQVDPSLAENPLIFPDAELLRSTWDFKALDDREQSQYEREWADVTTG, via the coding sequence GTGAACAGCTCCGCAGGACCCTCGACACCCGAGCCCGCGCGTCGCTCGACCCTCAGCCGCCGCGGGTTCCTCACCGCCGGGGGCGTGGCCGCCGGCGTCGGGATCAGCGTGGCCGCCCTGGACCTGCCGTTCTTCTCCGTCGCCGGCGCCGCCCAGGACCCGATGGCCTGCCGGGCCACCGACGTGTCGGCGAGCGAGGCGCGGATGGTGATCTCCAACTGGACCGGCTACATCGACCCGCGCAACAAGCCGGGCTCGACGCTCGCCGACTTCACCGCCTCCACCGGCATCGAGGTGGAGTACAACGTCGACGTCAACGACAACGCCGAGTTCTACGCCAAGGTCAAGAACCAGCTCGGCTCCTGCGACCCGATCGACCGCGACCTCATCGTCCTCACCGACTGGATGGCCGCGCGGATGATCGGCCTGGGCTGGGTGCAGCCGCTGGACCGCGGCGCCGTGCCGAACCTGCACCAGAACCTCATCCCCGACCTCCGGGGCAAGGCGTGGGACCCCGACGAGACCTTCCACGCCCCGTGGCAGAGCGGCCTGACCGGGATCGCCTACAACGCCGCCGAGGTCGACGAGGTCGGCTCGTTCTCCGAGCTGCTGACCCGCCCGGACCTCAAGGGACGCATCACCCTGCTGACCGAGATGTACGACACGATGGGCTTCATGCTCAAGGTCGTCGGGGCCGACCCCGGCGACTTCACCCCCACGCAGTGGGAGGACGCGATGGACCGGCTGCGCCAGGTGATCGCCGACGGCCAGCTGCGCAGCTTCGCGGGCAACAACTACCTCCAGGAGCTCTCGGCCGGCAACATCCTGGCCTGCGAGGCCTGGTCGGGCGACGTGCTGCAGGCGCAGCTGGAGAACCCCGACATCCGGTTCGTGGCGCCCGAGGAGGGGCTGTCGCTCTGGAGCGACAACATGCTGGTGCCCAACCAGGCCACGCACCAGGCCAACGCCGAGCGCTGGATCGACTACTACTACGACCCCGAGGTCGCCGCCCGGCTCGCGGCGTGGGTCAACTACATCTGCCCCGTCGAGGGTGCGCAGGAGGCGATGGAGCAGGTCGACCCCTCGCTGGCGGAGAACCCGTTGATCTTCCCCGACGCCGAGCTGCTCCGCTCCACGTGGGACTTCAAGGCGCTGGACGACCGTGAGCAGTCGCAGTACGAGAGGGAGTGGGCCGATGTCACGACTGGCTGA